One Hippoglossus hippoglossus isolate fHipHip1 chromosome 5, fHipHip1.pri, whole genome shotgun sequence genomic window carries:
- the LOC117761788 gene encoding RNA-binding protein 15-like gives MKGKERSPVKKRSRALDDSRDRGGSHPSGKKSGALSTVGSNNSNGSIHSAASSRRSLHGEKRDSRDPDGHNSSGRSGSGYDYRVIPGNKPHVGADIAAEVARSSASSRCEPRPPSNPESEYKTLKISELGSQLNEEEIEDGLFHEFTKFGDVSVKMSRENDERVALVNFRRPEDARAAKHARGKLVLYDRPLKIETVYMNRRRSRSPVSKDSFPAGHRHLHSQRPLSPTGLGFRDYRLQQLALGRLPAPPPPPPVPPPPHLRELERERDFPVYEARNRPPFIPEGAVFRDKDPMTPEDDQRANRTLFLGNLDVSVTESDLRRAFDRFGVITEVDIKRAVRGQSNTYGFMKFENLDMAHRAKVAMSGKVVGHNPIKIGYGKPTPTTRLWVGGLGPWVPLAALAKEFDRFGTIRTIDYRKGEVWAYIQYESLDAAQAACTHMRGFPLGGPDRRLRVDFAETEVRYQQQQFMQLPLPHYDLVPEPFVHRLTDPVRVRDRSPPHPARFRDRDLYATAEWSGLAVHDRMRGPAFDPMDRLERRSREPWTIEQERELQGRDLGRKRRHLNDGWWLEPSPDGCDYGLRRHGNSLERSPEGSNRDGVRHSDLERMPRAGRPSPVRERQNTQDTGCGDKRRRTLSPTEPGSFLDKDHKRRASDSAKSPLKKEVRSDQPSSSSKSKVTAEGQKLSQVWQGVLLLKNSSFPTSLHLLEGDIAVATSLLVDGSTGGQVSQLKISQRLRLDQPKLEEVSRRIQATSSSGYAILLAMPGKDGGVQDASNPNERPLKNLVSYLTQKEAAGIISLPVGGSCDKDHGGVLHAFPPCEFTRQFVDASAKAFAKSEDDYMVMVIIRGAS, from the coding sequence ATGAAGGGGAAGGAGCGGTCGCCAGTGAAGAAACGCTCCCGGGCGCTGGACGACAGCCGAGACCGAGGAGGGAGCCACCCGAGCGGCAAGAAGAGCGGAGCCCTGTCGACGGTCGGTAGCAACAACAGCAACGGCTCCATACACAGCGCTGCCTCCTCCAGGAGAAGTTTACACGGCGAGAAAAGAGACTCGAGGGACCCGGACGGACACAACTCTTCCGGGAGGAGCGGCAGCGGCTACGACTACCGAGTTATCCCGGGGAACAAGCCGCACGTTGGCGCTGACATCGCCGCGGAAGTAGCCAGATCCTCCGCCTCATCGCGCTGCGAGCCGCGGCCTCCGTCGAACCCGGAAAGTGAGTACAAGACTCTGAAAATCAGCGAACTGGGCTCCCAGCTGAACGAAGAGGAGATCGAGGACGGGCTGTTTCACGAGTTCACGAAGTTTGGGGACGTGAGTGTTAAAATGAGCCGAGAGAACGACGAGCGGGTGGCGCTTGTGAACTTCAGGAGGCCCGAGGACGCCCGGGCGGCCAAACACGCCCGCGGCAAACTGGTGCTGTACGACCGGCCCCTGAAGATAGAGACTGTGTACATGAACCGACGAAGAAGCCGCTCCCCTGTTTCAAAAGACAGTTTCCCCGCAGGACACAGGCACCTCCACTCCCAGAGACCGCTGTCCCCCACTGGTCTGGGCTTCAGAGACTACCGGTTACAGCAGCTGGCTCTAGGCcgtctccctgctcctccacctcctcctcctgttcctccacCACCTCACCTCAGAGAgctggagcgagagagagactttCCTGTATATGAGGCCAGAAATCGACCGCCCTTCATCCCTGAAGGGGCTGTTTTCCGTGACAAGGACCCGATGACCCCCGAGGATGACCAGAGGGCAAACAGGACGTTGTTTCTGGGCAACCTGGACGTCAGCGTGACGGAGAGTGACCTGAGGCGGGCGTTCGACCGGTTCGGCGTGATAACAGAGGTGGACATAAAGCGGGCGGTGAGAGGCCAGAGCAACACCTATGGGTTCATGAAGTTTGAGAACCTCGACATGGCTCACCGCGCCAAAGTAGCAATGTCAGGGAAAGTGGTGGGCCACAACCCGATAAAAATTGGCTATGGTAAGCCCACGCCCACTACCAGGCTGTGGGTGGGGGGTCTTGGACCCTGGGTTCCACTCGCTGCTCTGGCCAAGGAGTTTGACCGTTTTGGCACCATCAGGACGATAGACTACAGGAAAGGTGAGGTGTGGGCTTACATCCAGTATGAAAGCCTGGACGCTGCTCAGGCTGCATGTACTCACATGAGGGGCTTCCCTCTCGGCGGCCCTGACAGGAGACTCAGGGTGGACTTTGCCGAAACAGAAGTCCGCTATCAGCAGCAACAGTTTATGCAGCTTCCTCTGCCGCACTATGATTTAGTTCCTGAGCCCTTTGTCCACCGTCTCACTGACccagtgagagtgagagacCGGTCCCCTCCACATCCTGCCCGCTTCAGAGACAGAGATCTGTATGCCACAGCTGAGTGGTCTGGCCTGGCTGTCCACGACAGGATGCGAGGACCAGCCTTTGATCCCATGGATCGTCTGGAGAGGCGTTCACGTGAGCCCTGGACAATAGAGCAAGAACGGGAGCTGCAAGGGAGAGATCTGGGCCGCAAAAGGAGACATTTGAATGATGGCTGGTGGTTAGAGCCTTCACCTGATGGCTGCGACTATGGTCTGCGTCGGCATGGCAACTCACTAGAACGAAGCCCAGAAGGGAGCAACCGAGATGGGGTGCGCCACAGTGACCTAGAACGCATGCCTCGCGCTGGCAGACCCTCCCCTGTTAGAGAGCGGCAAAACACTCAGGACACTGGCTGTGGAGACAAGAGAAGGAGAACACTGAGCCCAACTGAGCCGGGCTCATTCTTGGATAAAGACCACAAACGCAGAGCTAGTGACTCAGCCAAAAGCCCATTAAAGAAGGAGGTTCGCTCAGATcaaccttcctcttcctcaaagTCTAAGGTGACGGCTGAAGGACAGAAGCTGAGTCAGGTCTGGCAGGGTGTCCTCCTGCTGAAGAACAGCAGCTTCCCCACATCACTGCACCTGCTGGAGGGCGACATCGCAGTGGCTACCAGTCTTCTGGTGGACGGCTCCACCGGGGGTCAAGTGTCCCAGCTGAAGATCAGCCAGCGCCTACGCCTGGACCAACCCAAGCTGGAGGAGGTCTCTCGTCGAATCCAGGCCACCAGCTCCAGCGGATACGCCATCCTCCTGGCCATGCCCGGAAAGGACGGAGGGGTCCAGGATGCCAGCAACCCCAACGAGAGACCACTGAAGAACCTGGTGTCCTACCTGACGCAGAAGGAGGCGGCCGGCATAATCAGCCTCCCTGTGGGGGGCAGCTGTGACAAGGACCACGGAGGAGTCCTTCATGCTTTCCCCCCATGTGAGTTCACACGGCAGTTCGTGGATGCCTCTGCCAAAGCTTTTGCCAAATCAGAGGACGACTACATGGTGATGGTCATTATCAGAGGAGCatcatga
- the LOC117761808 gene encoding amphoterin-induced protein 1-like, with translation MGDSLCISLRVAEAVLRTRSLITVLPFALLLPTVRISAQFMGSPLDCHKTCVCASNIVSCSKTNLTYVPIALPEYTAVLDVSFNSITKLRAEWTSIKLSRLHTLLLNNNGITFLSSEAFVSVTKVQYLDLSSNRLRLLDEVIFEPLEHLEVLLLYNNCISQIDRSAFSSLIMLQKLYLSHNQISRFPLELVKERSRLETLRLLDVSSNRIKVLPLHELQALPAWITNGLYFHNNSLPCSCELYEVVARWYLKELSSAIDFRSSHTCVLPGQQKEKMAILDLNKVHLNCSEAKILDKEAYLDQFLVLDCDTRKKNMTKRWALPGNIPLSPKGNNTAVKRPDGNLEIGPLRAEDSGVYTCYATSDSVNETLYVTVVVFNSTMTGGMENMKTAYTTLVACLVSVVMVLIYLYLTPCRCACCPGQGLEKNDPNDSLHSSTVSVSQAHKETGQERVEGGFSYRHVGYPDIKDQLEQNGRLNPIGEEDEDWQGESRERRRSDAESVSSVCSDTPMVV, from the coding sequence ATGGGGGACTCCCTCTGCATCTCCCTACGCGTCGCCGAGGCAGTGCTGAGAACGAGGAGCTTGATCACGGTTCTACCTTTTGCTTTGCTGCTACCAACAGTAAGAATCAGTGCACAGTTCATGGGAAGCCCCCTGGACTGCCACAAGACCTGCGTGTGCGCCAGCAACATCGTTAGCTGCTCCAAGACGAACCTGACCTACGTCCCCATCGCTCTTCCAGAATACACAGCCGTCCTGGACGTCAGCTTCAACTCCATCACCAAGCTCCGTGCCGAGTGGACCTCCATCAAACTCAGCAGGCTGCACACTCTGCTGCTCAACAACAACGGCATCACTTTTCTGTCCTCCGAGGCGTTTGTCTCTGTGACAAAGGTTCAGTACCTGGACCTTTCGTCCAATCGCCTCCGCCTGCTGGATGAGGTCATCTTCGAGCCGCTGGAACACCTGGAGGTGCTGCTGCTTTACAACAACTGCATCTCTCAGATCGATCGCTCTGCTTTCTCGAGCCTCATCATGCTGCAGAAGCTCTACCTGAGCCACAACCAGATCTCACGCTTCCCCTTGGAGCTGGTGAAGGAGCGGAGCCGGCTGGAAACTCTCCGACTGCTGGATGTTTCCTCCAACCGCATCAAAGTCCTGCCCTTGCACGAGCTTCAGGCCCTGCCAGCCTGGATCACGAATGGCCTGTACTTCCACAACAACTCTTTGCCCTGCAGCTGTGAGCTGTATGAAGTGGTGGCACGCTGGTACCTCAAGGAGCTCAGCTCCGCTATTGACTTCAGGAGCAGCCACACTTGTGTGTTACCAgggcagcagaaagagaaaatggccATACTGGATCTGAACAAGGTCCATTTGAACTGCAGTGAGGCCAAAATTTTGGACAAAGAAGCTTATCTGGACCAGTTCCTTGTGCTGGACTGTGATACCAGGAAGAAGAACATGACTAAGAGATGGGCACTGCCTGGAAACATCCCACTGTCTCCTAAAGGAAACAATACTGCTGTGAAGCGTCCTGACGGCAACCTCGAGATCGGGCCCCTGAGGGCAGAGGACTCCGGGGTCTACACCTGCTATGCCACAAGTGACTCCGTCAACGAGACGCTGTATGTGACTGTAGTTGTGTTTAACTCCACCATGACTGGTGGCATGGAGAACATGAAGACGGCCTACACCACCCTCGTAGCATgtctggtcagtgttgttatgGTTCTAATCTACCTCTACCTCACACCCTGTCGCTGCGCCTGTTGTCCGGGTCAGGGCCTGGAGAAGAACGACCCCAATGACAGCCTCCATTCTTCAACTGTCAGCGTCTCTCAAGCACACAAGGAGACGGGGCAAGAGCGAGTTGAAGGTGGCTTTAGCTACAGACATGTGGGCTACCCAGATATCAAGGACCAGCTGGAGCAGAATGGGAGGTTGAATCCAATAGGTGAGGAGGACGAGGATTGGCAgggggagagcagggagagaaggaggtcTGACGCAGAGTCGGTCAGCTCCGTGTGCTCTGATACCCCCATGGTGGTGTGA
- the LOC117761816 gene encoding G-protein coupled receptor 61-like, producing the protein MEPMWNSSHSPPQLVSNMSASSLPEGWALSQSLALLAMLLMDLLAVVGNAAVMLVIAKAPQLHKFAFVFHLCVVDLLAALVLMPLGMLSSRAFFGEALCRSYLFLSVCLVSAAILSISVINVERYYYIMHPMRYEVKMTVGLVASVLVGIWVKALAMSALPLLAWFLQGGRTPLLESSGVGGGGGGAVPSPPAQGHRRCSLHWTGGGSNRLAFMVLFTLVYFLCPLLVILVVYCNVFKVARVAAMHHGPLPTWMDTPRRQRSESLSSRSTMVTSSGTGTGTDRATPHRPFGGGKAAAVLAAVGGQFLCCWLPYFTFHLYSALAASPPAALASLEEVVTWIGYFCFTSNPFFYGCLNRQIREELGKHLPCLFRRAGVEVEDRLPSREGSIEENFLQFLQGTGCNLDPQNSHSTSSPKGEACCPVTPSQPPEPAQPIPIDFRIPGQIAEETSEIIENEQGKNNHIYTEN; encoded by the coding sequence ATGGAGCCGATGTGGAACTCCTCCCACTCGCCTCCACAGCTCGTGTCAAACATGTCTGCCTCGTCTTTGCCCGAGGGCTGGGCTCTGTCCCAGTCGCTAGCCCTGCTGGCCATGCTGCTCATGGATCTGCTGGCGGTGGTGGGTAACGCGGCCGTCATGTTGGTCATTGCCAAGGCGCCACAGCTCCACAAGTTTGCCTTTGTCTTCCACCTGTGCGTGGTGGACCTGCTGGCAGCCCTGGTGCTGATGCCCCTTGGCATGCTTTCCAGCCGGGCGTTCTTCGGGGAGGCCCTGTGCAGGAGCTACCTCTTTCTCAGTGTGTGCCTGGTCAGCGCTGCCATCCTCTCCATCTCCGTCATCAACGTGGAGCGTTATTATTACATCATGCACCCCATGCGATATGAAGTAAAGATGACTGTTGGCCTGGTAGCGTCAGTGCTGGTGGGGATATGGGTCAAAGCCCTGGCCATGTCTGCTCTGCCGCTGCTTGCCTGGTTCTTGCAAGGTGGAAGAACGCCGCTTCTGGAGAGTAGTGgggttggaggaggaggaggtggggcaGTCCCATCTCCCCCTGCTCAGGGTCACAGGCGCTGCTCGCTGCACTGGACGGGGGGAGGGTCAAACCGCTTGGCCTTTATGGTCCTCTTCACTCTGGTGTATTTCCTGTGTCCACTTCTGGTCATTCTTGTTGTGTACTGCAATGTCTTTAAAGTGGCTCGGGTAGCTGCCATGCATCACGGGCCTCTGCCAACCTGGATGGACACTCCTCGTCGCCAGCGGTCAGAGTCACTCAGCAGCCGTTCCACTATGGTTACCAGCTCTGGGACAGGGACGGGGACAGACAGAGCGACTCCACATCGCCCCTTTGGGGGAGGAAAGGCTGCAGCTGTGTTAGCGGCAGTCGGTGGGCAATTCCTCTGTTGCTGGCTGCCCTACTTTACTTTCCACCTGTATTCAGCACTGGCTGCCAGCCCGCCAGCTGCACTGGCCTCTCTGGAGGAAGTGGTCACCTGGATCGGCTACTTCTGCTTCACCTCCAATCCCTTCTTCTACGGCTGTCTCAACAGACAGATCCGGGAGGAGCTGGGCAAACATCTTCCCTGCCTGTTCCGTCGAGCAGGGGTCGAGGTCGAGGACAGACTGCCCAGCCGCGAAGGATCCATCGAGGAGAATTTCCTCCAGTTTCTTCAGGGCACCGGCTGCAACTTGGACCCTCAAAACTCTCACAGCACCTCCAGCCCAAAGGGGGAGGCCTGCTGCCCTGTGACCCCGTCCCAACCACCTGAGCCAGCACAGCCCATACCCATTGATTTCCGTATCCCTGGACAAATTGCAGAGGAGACTTCAGAGATTATTGAGAATGAACAGGGGAAAAACAACCATATATATACAGAAAACTAA